One part of the Magallana gigas chromosome 5, xbMagGiga1.1, whole genome shotgun sequence genome encodes these proteins:
- the LOC136275786 gene encoding uncharacterized protein — translation MVEPVEWDQPLPDDFRSKFDSWKETLSALGGVNIPRTYNSLSGKGCPKDLNVFTDASEKAIAAVAYLRTLDEDGNSQLGFMMGKAKVAPKHGHTVPRLELCAAVLGVEIYETILDELEFELRKVTFFTDSKVVLGYINNETKRFYVYVRDRVDSIRRLTHPSQWNYIPTNLNPADDATRSIPAVNLQTSLWLNGPPENFLAHTDEKTSFPLVSPGDDKEVRSSKTAVESEATLGSHHFERFSTWRSLKRAVRILKELARFRTTDCKPTRVSENESETFIIKTLQEEAFPKEMTALLSGLPLPKHSNILTLSPYLDDLGLLRVGGRLRNAKLDSAQINPVIIPKHHVTTLIIRHYHEKVYHQGRQITEGSIRNAGFWLIGAKRIITSFIHNCVKCRKLRGRQEEQRMADLPAERLEVAPPFSCIGIDVFGPWTISTRKTRGGEVNSKRWALMITCLVIRAVHIEVLEEMTSSCFINALRRFCAVRGEVKLIRSDFGTNFVGSVKDLNATVISTEDRPIKEYLSENGINWIFNPPHSSHMGGVWERMIGVARRILDSLLLDVKRLTHEVLTTLMAEVMSVMNSRPLVPVSTDPELPMPLTPATLLTMKTNQSVQCFQLDSFCPKETRNSGSVSSTLLPNSGYAGKMNTFLLYSVAENGNRTVKISRKAMWFSCETKHYTGMIGQSGSL, via the coding sequence ATGGTGGAGCCCGTGGAGTGGGATCAACCACTGCCAGATGATTTCCGGTCTAAATTCGATTCTTGGAAAGAAACCCTTAGTGCCTTGGGAGGCGTAAACATTCCACGCACTTACAACTCCCTTTCAGGGAAAGGATGTCCTAAGGACTTAAATGTGTTTACCGACGCGTCAGAGAAAGCCATTGCGGCAGTGGCGTACCTCAGGACCTTAGATGAAGACGGCAACTCACAATTAGGATTTATGATGGGGAAAGCTAAAGTAGCTCCGAAACACGGCCACACTGTTCCGAGATTGGAGCTGTGCGCTGCCGTTTTGGGTGTTGAAATCTACGAGACCATTCTTGATGAACTTGAATTTGAACTACGGAAAGTGACATTTTTTACAGACAGTAAAGTAGTGCTTGGctacataaataatgaaactaaGAGATTCTACGTTTATGTCAGGGATCGTGTCGACAGTATCAGACGTCTTACACACCCTAGTCAATGGAACTATATACCGACAAATCTTAACCCGGCAGATGATGCTACACGCTCTATACCTGCAGTGAACTTGCAAACCAGCCTGTGGTTAAATGGACCCCCAGAAAACTTCCTAGCGCACACAGATGAGAAAACTTCATTTCCGCTTGTGTCACCAGGAGATGACAAGGAAGTTAGGTCATCGAAAACTGCTGTTGAATCAGAGGCGACACTCGGAAGTCACCATTTTGAGAGGTTTTCCACATGGAGAAGTTTGAAGAGAGCAGTACGTATTCTCAAGGAGCTTGCAAGATTCAGAACAACAGACTGCAAACCTACTCGAGTTTCTGAGAATGAGTCTGAAACCTTCATTATCAAGACTCTTCAAGAAGAAGCATTTCCCAAGGAAATGACGGCTTTGCTATCTGGATTGCCACTCCCAAAGCACAGCAACATACTTACGCTATCTCCATACCTAGATGATCTAGGACTACTACGTGTTGGAGGTCGTCTAAGAAATGCCAAGTTGGACTCGGCACAGATAAATCCAGTCATCATTCCTAAACACCACGTTACTACCCTAATTATACGACATTATCACGAAAAAGTCTATCACCAGGGTCGTCAGATTACTGAGGGTTCAATCCGAAATGCAGGCTTCTGGTTGATTGGTGCCAAACGGATAATTACCTCATTCATACATAACTGTGTTAAGTGTCGTAAGCTGCGTGGTCGTCAAGAAGAACAAAGGATGGCAGACTTACCTGCAGAAAGACTTGAAGTTGCACCGCCTTTCTCTTGTATTGGCATTGATGTGTTCGGGCCCTGGACAATATCTACGAGGAAAACGCGTGGTGGAGAAGTTAACTCCAAGAGATGGGCACTGATGATCACTTGTCTTGTTATACGTGCCGTCCACATTGAGGTTCTAGAAGAAATGACATCCTCATGCTTCATAAATGCCTTGAGACGTTTCTGTGCTGTCAGAGGTGAGGTGAAGTTGATCAGATCGGACTTCGGAACTAATTTCGTCGGATCCGTCAAGGATTTGAATGCCACGGTGATAAGTACAGAAGACCGACCAATCAAGGAATACCTATCAGAGAATGGTATCAACTGGATATTCAATCCTCCCCACTCCTCCCACATGGGTGGAGTGTGGGAGAGGATGATCGGTGTAGCACGTCGAATTCTGGATTCCCTTCTCCTGGATGTTAAACGTTTGACCCACGAGGTGCTCACCACACTGATGGCGGAAGTTATGTCAGTCATGAATTCGAGACCCTTGGTGCCAGTGTCAACCGATCCAGAGCTACCAATGCCACTGACACCAGCAACTCTCCTTACAATGAAAACCAATCAATCCGTACAGTGCTTCCAGTTAGACAGTTTCTGTCCTAAGGAAACAAGAAACAGTGGAAGTGTATCCAGTACCTTGCTGCCCAATTCTGGGTACGCTGGAAAAATGAATACCTTCCTACTCTACAGTGTTGCAGAAAATGGCAACAGGACCGTGAAAATCTCAAGGAAGGCGATGTGGTTCTCCTGCGAGACAAAGCACTACACCGGAATGATTGGCCAGTCGGGATCATTGTAA
- the LOC136275631 gene encoding uncharacterized protein, with product MVEFALKQKLANVPKLTNKDYRKLFELSDILSEIEAVKDNVEYSTLLAYFDTSSGILPIVNKLPHALQEKWTTHAVNFKKKHSVSFPPFSVFVEFVRDISRVKNDPSFQYETNSYAATEKSCSKTVLVRVYRDGQPDVAVKLYAVIDDQSNRSLGKSHLLDLLGVRGQLAEYILTSCSGSIPSQGRRATGLVVESLDGTVRLKLPTVMECDGIPNIRTEIPTPEVAMSYPHLRGIAQHIPALDEEADKLLLIGRDLLDAHHVLEQRLGPRATPYAQHLRLGWVIVGESCLNRTHKPEIVNVNKIHTLGNGRPSMFEPCENVFETKEIFRDNEVHNNRDIFVKTKNDDKIALSIEDTEFLSLMDKELEKDCEGSWTAPLPFKKQRPRLPNNRPQALKRAKMLTDSLRKNPTKKQHFTEFMEKIFSEGHAEPAPGLAKDQECWYLPLFGVYHPQKPEQIRGVFDSSAKYGNISLNDVLMSGPDLANGLLGVLLRFRQQPIAVMADIQRMFYCFKVKEQHRDYLRFLWHRDNDVEKEIIEFRMCVHVFGNSPSPAVATYGLRRTAEIAENQYGHDVRKFVEKNFMSMMP from the exons ATGGTGGAGTTCGCCCTCAAGCAAAAACTCGCTAATGTGCCGAAACTCACCAACAAAGATTACAGAAAGCTTTTTGAGCTGAGCGACATTTTGTCAGAAATAGAGGCAGTCAAGGACAACGTTGAATATTCCACTCTGCTCGCGTACTTCGACACATCTTCAGGAATCCTGCCAATCGTAAACAAACTTCCACATGCCCTTCAAGAGAAGTGGACAACTCATGCTGTGAACTTTAAGAAAAAACACAGCGTATCATTTCCACCGTTCTCAGTGTTTGTAGAATTTGTGAGAGACATTAGTCGTGTGAAAAATGATCCTAGTTTTCAGTACGAGACCAATTCTTATGCGGCAACTGAGAAA TCCTGTTCAAAAACTGTTCTAGTCCGCGTGTATCGAGATGGTCAACCTGATGTTGCTGTTAAACTCTATGCCGTCATAGATGACCAAAGCAATCGATCCCTTGGGAAATCGCATTTACTGGACCTACTAGGAGTTCGTGGTCAGTTGGCAGAATACATTCTGACATCTTGCAGTGGATCGATACCTTCACAGGGACGACGTGCAACTGGTTTAGTGGTAGAATCCTTAGATGGAACCGTCAGACTGAAGCTTCCAACAGTCATGGAATGTGACGGGATACCTAATATAAGAACTGAGATTCCAACACCAGAAGTGGCCATGTCCTACCCTCACCTACGGGGTATAGCACAGCATATTCCCGCCCTTGATGAGGAAGCTGATAAACTACTACTGATTGGTCGAGATCTGTTAGATGCCCACCATGTCCTCGAGCAACGACTCGGACCAAGAGCAACTCCATATGCCCAACATCTTCGTCTGGGGTGGGTGATAGTAGGTGAGAGTTGCCTCAACAGAACTCACAAACCAGAAATAGTGAATGTGAACAAGATCCACACCCTTGGAAATGGCAGACCATCCATGTTTGAGCCATGTGAAAATGTCTTTGAAACCAAAGAGATATTCAGAGACAACGAAGTTCACAACAATCGTGACATCTTCGTGAAAACGAAAAATGACGATAAGATAGCATTATCCATTGAAGATACAGAATTCCTTAGTCTTATGGACAAAGAATTAGAAAAGGACTGCGAGGGAAGCTGGACAGCCCCTCTTCCTTTTAAGAAACAGAGACCACGATTGCCAAACAATCGCCCACAAGCCTTGAAACGAGCGAAGATGTTGACGGACAGTCTTCGTAAGAACCCTACTAAGAAACAACATTTCACAGAGTTCATGGAAAAGATATTCAGCGAAGGACATGCGGAACCTGCTCCAGGTCTAGCAAAGGATCAGGAATGTTGGTATCTACCCTTATTTGGTGTGTACCACCCCCAAAAACCTGAGCAGATAAGAGGTGTATTTGACTCCTCTGCGAAATATGGAAACATCTCTCTGAATGATGTTCTAATGTCAGGACCTGATCTTGCCAATGGCCTATTGGGAGTTCTGCTACGCTTCAGACAGCAACCTATAGCAGTTATGGCGGACATCCAGAGGatgttttactgttttaaaGTCAAGGAGCAGCATAGAGATTATTTGAGGTTTCTGTGGCATAGAGACAACGACGTTGAGAAAGAGATTATAGAGTTCAGAATGTGCGTCCATGTGTTTGGAAACAGTCCGAGTCCTGCTGTAGCAACGTACGGTTTGAGAAGAACAGCAGAAATTGCTGAAAACCAGTATGGGCATGACGTTCGCAAGTTTGTCGAGAAGAATTTTATGTCGATGATGCCTTAA
- the LOC105333207 gene encoding uncharacterized protein: MDTAVAAQRAKAQAAKIRLKYAEEENLVLKKMAQLEEQEKKEKANMERSKAEFEADLQLLSVKKEAATAEAELHVFQEEDQGSLFDALSDTERHHDFTSRGQFLETRRVLDFNTVREDNPNRTDFHQLPETLPLHANAVSEVGLPKSDNPPLQESTSSRTLNPLISEFKPQSNHQSGTVYTPFSEFSKFLLKKELLMSRLKKL, encoded by the coding sequence ATGGACACTGCCGTAGCCGCCCAACGAGCAAAAGCCCAAGCAGCAAAGATCAGGCTAAAGTACGCGGAAGAAGAGAACCTCGTGTTAAAGAAGATGGCTCAGCTCGAGGAGCAGGAGAAAAAAGAGAAAGCTAACATGGAGAGATCAAAGGCTGAATTTGAAGCAGATTTACAACTCCTATCTGTCAAGAAAGAAGCAGCTACAGCAGAGGCAGAGTTACATGTTTTCCAAGAAGAAGATCAAGGATCTTTGTTCGACGCCTTGTCCGACACTGAAAGACATCACGACTTTACAAGCAGAGGTCAGTTCTTGGAGACTCGGAGAGTATTGGACTTTAATACAGTACGGGAGGACAATCCTAACCGTACGGACTTTCATCAGTTACCTGAAACACTACCTCTTCATGCCAATGCTGTATCTGAAGTTGGACTACCTAAATCCGATAACCCTCCACTACAAGAATCTACCTCATCAAGAACACTTAATCCCCTCATATCAGAGTTCAAACCACAGTCCAACCACCAGTCTGGAACAGTGTACACTCCGTTTTCAGAATTCTCAAAGTTTCTACTGAAAAAGGAACTACTGATGTCTCGCCtaaaaaaactatga